A single region of the Salvia miltiorrhiza cultivar Shanhuang (shh) chromosome 8, IMPLAD_Smil_shh, whole genome shotgun sequence genome encodes:
- the LOC130997046 gene encoding uncharacterized protein LOC130997046, which yields MNYEDKINIAIEEDIDEELDDEIETEMEIELSVHARQLMEAAKVVITLVGNIMTHHPTADNALMRRPKTREGFRFITGMMDGDPSQFRQLYRMYPDVFIKLCQIIREKAHVDDTRYTTVEEMLATFLIIVGHNDRYCNVRERFGRSHFAASRNFNKILRALNTIAPDMMFKPTGAIPAKIRESTRFYPYFKDCIGAIDGTHIPATIIGKDVSCYRNRHGVNSQNVLAACNFDLQFIYVLSGWEGSAHDSKILSDALSRPNGLHVPQGKYFLVDCGFANRRQFLAPLRGVRYHLKDFGGDGRNPRNADELFNLRHASLRNVIERIFGIFKSRFTIFKTAPPFPFQTQAELVLACAGLHNFLRKECRSDEFPVDVEEGNVAADVENDADILDYLSQSQLSQRNAANAWRTSIANAMWEDRHITETDQGTQAETEDNS from the exons ATGAATTATGAAGATAAAATTAACATTGCAATTGAAGAAGACATAGATGAAGAACTTGATGATGAAATCGAAACAGAGATGGAGATTGAACTTTCTGTTCATGCTAGGCAACTGATGGAAGCAGCTAAGGTAGTTATCACTCTAGTGGGAAATATTATGACGCATCATCCGACTGCTGACAATGCTCTGATGCGACGACCAAAGACTAGGGAAGGATTCCGTTTTATTACGGGAATGATGGATGGAGATCCGAGCCAATTTCGACAGTTGTATAGAATGTATCCTGACGTCTTCATCAAATTATGCCAGATAATTAGGGAGAAAGCCCATGTGGATGATACACGATACACAACTGTTGAAGAAATGTTGGCAACATTCCTCATCATTGTAGGGCACAACGATCGTTATTGTAACGTTCGTGAAAGGTTTGGTCGTTCGCATTTTGCTGCTAGTCGGAACTTCAACAAAATCTTGAGAGCATTGAACACCATAGCACCAGACATGATGTTTAAGCCGACTGGCGCAATACCCGCTAAAATTCGGGAAAGTACCAGATTTTATCCTTACTTCAAG GATTGTATCGGGGCTATAGATGGCACTCATATCCCGGCCACGATAATAGGTAAAGACGTGAGTTGTTATCGTAACCGTCATGGGGTGAATTCGCAAAATGTTTTGGCAGCTTGCAACTTTGATTTGCAATTCATCTATGTGCTTAGTGGATGGGAAGGCTCAGCCCATGattccaaaattttaagtgATGCGTTGTCTAGACCGAATGGACTCCACGTGCCTCAAGGTAAATATTTTCTAGTAGATTGTGGATTTGCTAATCGTCGACAGTTTTTGGCTCCATTACGTGGCGTTCGATATCATCTCAAAGATTTCGGTGGTGATGGTCGTAATCCAAGAAATGCAGATGAGTTGTTCAATCTTCGACACGCATCATTGCGAAACGTGATTGAACGCATTTTTGGAATCTTCAAATCACgtttcacaattttcaaaacaGCTCCTCCGTTCCCTTTTCAGACACAAGCAGAGTTAGTTTTGGCTTGTGCTGGATTGCATAACTTTCTCCGAAAGGAGTGTCGTTCTGATGAATTTCCAGTCGAtgttgaagaaggaaatgttgcaGCAGATGTTGAGAACGATGCGGACATTTTGGATTATCTTTCTCAAAGCCAGCTGTCTCAGAGGAATGCAGCTAATGCATGGAGAACAAGTATTGCTAATGCTATGTGGGAAGATAGACACATAACTGAAACCGATCAAGGCACACAGGCGGAGACCGAAGATAATAGTTAG
- the LOC130999851 gene encoding uncharacterized protein At2g29880-like: MGDSQPQESKKRAVYEAWTQEQSDALLRILAESAIRGWRDNSGIFSKATVEERILPVLNDKLKCNKNYNHYQSRIKWFKSRWTAYSNLMKSNSGFGYDNDTKKFTAPDEVWDAYIEAHPKDAYLRTGSFSDYDELRLAVGNGVAVGRNAIGVGSATDARTIGVDESRGPTIEELNYDTATEAFVVLGEDDPPLSGSKSHLEPTEVPVESTQRRAPAKRSRGQFETNSGHTENSPHQELLVQIKKVTSTMDRVESLFVKRDTMMEKRENEKSFTTWDAIEEIPDLSEEDRYTAFDLLVTKSQKDGFMKMTVPQRKRWIELKTRK; this comes from the exons atgggAGACTCTCAACCACAAGAATCCAAAAAAAGGGCAGTGTATGAAGCATGGACACAGGAACAAAGTGATGCCTTGTTACGAATTCTGGCTGAATCTGCAATTAGGGGATGGCGCGATAATAGTGGTATATTTAGCAAAGCAACAGTAGAGGAAAGAATATTGCCTGTTCTGAATGACAAACTTAAgtgcaataaaaattataatcactaCCAAAGTCGTATCAAATGGTTTAAGAGCCGTTGGACTGCGTATTCAAACCTCATGAAGTCTAACTCTGGTTTTGGTTATGACAACGACACCAAAAAATTCACGGCCCCAGATGAAGTATGGGATGCGTATATAGAG gCTCACCCAAAAGATGCATACTTACGCACTGGGAGTTTTTCGGACTATGATGAATTGAGACTTGCTGTTGGAAACGGTGTGGCTGTAGGAAGAAACGCAATTGGAGTTGGCAGTGCTACTGATGCTAGGACAATAGGAGTTGATGAAAGTAGAGGTCCAACCATAGAGGAGTTGAATTACGATACTGCTACTGAGGCGTTTGTAGTACTGGGTGAAGATGATCCACCGTTATCCGGCTCCAAATCACATTTGGAGCCCACTGAAGTGCCTGTGGAGTCCACTCAGAGAAGAGCTCCCGCCAAGAGAAGCAGAGGCCAGTTTGAGACAAATTCAGGCCACACTGAAAATAGTCCGCATCAGGAGCTCCTGGTACAAATTAAAAAAGTCACTAGCACAATGGATCGAGTTGAAAGCCTCTTCGTGAAACGAGATACTATGAtggagaaaagagaaaatgaaaaaagtttTACAACTTGGGATGCTATTGAAGAAATACCTGATTTGAGTGAAGAGGACCGCTACACAGCATTTGACTTGCTTGTTACAAAGTCACAAAAAGATGGATTTATGAAAATGACTGTTCCTCAACGTAAAAGATGGATAGAATTGAAGACTAGGAAATAG
- the LOC130999848 gene encoding protein farnesyltransferase/geranylgeranyltransferase type-1 subunit alpha: MNREAEEEEKERIPIKERPEWADVRPVPQDDGPNPVVPIAYTDEFSETMDYFRAVYLADERSPRALQLTEEAILLNSGNYTVWQFRRLILEALNADLHEELQFLDQITRENGKNYQIWHHRRWLAEKLGAQVASKELDFTREIFCNDAKNYHAWSHRQWVLQALGGWEDELAYCSELIEDDIFNNSAWNQRYFVASKSPLLGGLEVMRDSEVAYAIEAILTKPENESPWRYLRGLHKNDGNSLANDPRVASVCLDVLARKSGYIHALNMILDLLCHRHQPTKELKDAVDAVSPDPNPSDVGIAENVCCILKLVDPMRASYWEWRKSTVPAQD, translated from the exons ATGAACCGAGAAgcggaagaagaagagaaagagCGAATTCCTATAAAGGAGCGGCCCGAATGGGCTGACGTCCGGCCTGTTCCGCAGGACGACGGCCCGAATCCGGTGGTGCCGATTGCCTACACCGATGAGTTCAGTGAAACCATGGATTACTTCAGAGCAGTATACCTAGCCGATGAGCGATCCCCGCGCGCACTTCAGCTCACTGAAGAGGCGATTCTTCTTAACTCAGGCAATTACACC GTCTGGCAGTTCAGACGTCTGATACTTGAGGCGCTTAATGCTGACTTACACGAAGAACTGCAGTTTCTTGACCAGATTACAAGAGAAAATGGCAAAAACTATCAGATTTG GCATCACAGACGGTGGCTTGCTGAGAAGCTCGGGGCACAGGTTGCAAGTAAGGAGCTTGATTTTACCCGGGAAATATTCTGTAATGATGCAAAGAACTATCATGCCTGGTCCCATAGGCAG TGGGTTCTTCAGGCTCTTGGAGGATGGGAAGATGAGCTTGCGTACTGCAGCGAACTCATTGAAGATGATATTTTCAACAATTCTGCTTGGAATCAG AGATATTTTGTTGCAAGTAAATCTCCTCTCCTAGGGGGGCTAGAGGTTATGAGGGACTCTGAAGTTGCTTATGCAATCGAAGCCATTTTGACCAAACCTGAGAACGAGAGCCCTTGGAGGTACCTCCGTGGTCTTCACAAGAACGACGGTAACTCTCTGGCCAACGATCCTCGAGTGGCATCAGTCTGCTTGGACGTTTTGGCTAGAAAATCAGGTTATATTCATGCTTTGAACATGATTCTCGACCTTCTTTGTCATCGCCATCAACCGACCAAAGAGTTGAAAGACGCCGTTGATGCTGTGTCTCCGGACCCGAATCCGTCGGATGTTGGCATAGCTGAGAATGTGTGTTGTATCTTGAAGTTGGTCGATCCCATGAGAGCAAGTTACTGGGAGTGGCGAAAGAGCACTGTTCCTGCTCAAGATTAA
- the LOC130999847 gene encoding casein kinase 1-like protein 10 isoform X2: MVIDLLGPSLEDLFNYCNRKFSLKTVLMLADQLINRVEFMHSRGFLHRDIKPDNFLMGLGRKANQVYIIDYGLAKKYRDLNSHRHIPYRENKNLTGTARYASVNTHLGVEQSRRDDLESLGYVLMYFLRGSLPWQGLKAGTKKQKYDRISEKKMLTPMEVLCKSYPSEFLSYFHYCRSLRFEDKPDYSYLKRLFRDLFIREGYQFDYVFDWTILKYPQIGSSSRTRPTGKPPTNAGPSSERVEKTPVKQEVRERLSGAVEAFARRNGGDHLRHKSSEDVPSSKDVQADSERGRLSRTSAAKRAVASSSRPSTSVERENRQTKTGGRPSTTQYEPKTSSFARAGGAARGVRDETLRSFELLTIGTGKRK; the protein is encoded by the exons ATGGTTATCGACCTTCTCGGGCCGAGCTTGGAAGATTTGTTTAACTATTGCAATAGGAAGTTCTCACTGAAAACAGTTCTCATGCTTGCTGATCAATTG ATTAATAGAGTGGAGTTCATGCACTCGAGAGGCTTTCTTCACCGTGATATAAAGCCGGATAACTTCTTAATGGGCTTGGGACGCAAAGCGAATCAG GTGTACATTATTGATTATGGACTTGCAAAGAAATACAGAGATCTTAATTCTCACAGGCACATACCATACAG GGAAAACAAAAATCTTACCGGTACAGCTCGTTATGCGAGTGTTAACACTCATCTTGGAGTTG AACAAAGCAGAAGGGATGATTTAGAGTCTCTTGGCTATGTCCTCATGTATTTTCTCCGGGGAAG TCTTCCCTGGCAAGGACTGAAAGCTGGCACGAAGAAGCAGAAATACGACAGAATCAGTGAGAAGAAGATGCTTACACCGATGGAA GTGCTTTGTAAATCGTACCCATCTGAGTTTCTCTCGTATTTTCATTATTGTCGATCATTAAGATTCGAAGACAAGCCTGATTATTCGTATTTGAAGAGACTCTTCCGAGACCTGTTTATTCGTGAAG GTTATCAGTTTGATTATGTGTTTGACTGGACCATATTGAAGTACCCGCAAATCGGATCCAGCTCTCGAACACGA CCAACTGGGAAACCACCTACAAATGCAGGACCATCTTCAGAAAGAGTGGAGAAGACACCTG TGAAACAAGAAGTTCGAGAGAGGCTTTCGGGCGCCGTTGAGGCGTTTGCTAGGAGAAATGGTGGTGATCACTTGAGGCACAAATCTTCAGAGGATGTTCCATCATCTAAAGATGTG CAAGCTGATTCTGAGAGAGGGCGGTTATCACGGACCAGTGCCGCAAAGAGGGCAGTGGCGTCGAGCAGCCGGCCCAGCACCTCAGTTGAACGTGAAAATCGTCAGACCAAAACTGGAGGCCGCCCATCAACCACTCAGTATGAGCCCAAGACCTCCTCGTTCGCTCGTGCCGGTGGCGCTGCAAGAGGCGTCCGAGATGAAACCCTTAGAAGCTTCGAGCTGCTAACGATTGGCACGGGGAAGAGGAAATAG
- the LOC130999850 gene encoding uncharacterized protein LOC130999850, producing the protein METAKRWFGKLRPKEKHKTSNKKEPTPYGKEGSKTPLNDETPSNATKQKVAAAKQYIEKHYKEQMKSLEERRERRNVLERKLADAEVSEEEQNNLLKYLEKKETEYMRLQRHKMGADDFEPLTMIGKGAFGEVRVCREKSTGHVYAMKKLKKSEMLRRGQVEHVKAERNLLAEVDSNCIVKLYCSFQDEEYLYLIMEYLPGGDMMTLLMRKDTLTEDEARFYVGETVLAIESIHKHNYVHRDIKPDNLLLDRNGHMKLSDFGLCKPLDCSNIQEKDFTAGNNYSGTLQSDGRPAAPKRTQQEQLQHWQRNRRMLAYSTVGTPDYIAPEVLLKKGYGMECDWWSLGAIMYEMLVGYPPFYSDEPMSTCRKIVNWRTHLKFPEEAKISPEAKDLICKLLCNVEKRLGTRGADEIKSHRWFKGIEWDKLYQMKAAFIPEVNGELDTQNFEKFDESDNQVPSSAKSGPWRKMLPSKDVNFMGYTYKNFEIVNEHEVPGIAELKKKSTKPKRPTVKSLFNEESNSESNQSSLGSFLSLLPENIEVSKPGDS; encoded by the exons ATGGAAACTGCTAAGCGTTGGTTTGGGAAATTGCGACCgaaagagaaacataagactTCAAACAAGAAGGAACCCACACCATATGGGAAAGAAGGTTCAAAAACACCATTGAATGATGAAACTCCTTCAAATGCTACTAAGCAGAAAGTAGCTGCTGCAAAGCAATATATCGAGAAGCACTACAAGGAGCAGATGAAGAGCCTGGAGGAACGGAGGGAGCG GCGTAATGTGCTGGAGAGGAAGCTGGCTGATGCTGAGGTATCTGAAGAAGAGCAAAACAACCTTTTGAAATATCTTGAGAAAAAAGAAACAGAATACATGCGCCTTCAAAGACATAAAATGGGTGCTGATGATTTTGAGCCATTAACAATGATAGGAAAGGGTGCATTTGGggag GTTAGAGTATGCCGGGAGAAATCAACTGGCCATGTATATGCCATGAAAAAGCTTAAGAAGTCAGAAATGCTTCGTAGGGGTCAG GTGGAACATGTTAAAGCAGAAAGGAACCTACTTGCAGAAGTTGACAGCAATTGCATTGTCAAGCTTTATTGTTCGTTCCAAGATGAAGAGTATCTATATCTAATAATGGAATATCTGCCTGGTGGTGATATGATGACTCTGCTGATGCGCAAAGACACATTAACAGAAGATGAAGCCAGATTTTATGTTGGGGAAACAGTTCTTGCAATTGAGTCTATTCACAAGCATAATTATGTTCATAG AGATATCAAGCCTGATAACTTGCTTCTTGACCGAAATGGGCACATGAAGCTGTCAGATTTTGGATTATGTAAGCCTCTAGATTGCAGTAATATTCAAGAAAAGGATTTTACAGCAGGAAATAACTACAGTGGAACTCTTCAAAGTGATGGCCGCCCTGCAGCACCAAAGCGcactcaacaagagcaactaCAACACTGGCAGAGGAATAGGAGGATGCTT GCTTATTCAACTGTTGGCACACCTGATTATATTGCTCCAGAAGTTCTGCTTAAGAAAGGATATGGAATGGAATGTGATTG GTGGTCCCTTGGTGCTATCATGTATGAGATGCTCGTCGGATATCCACCATTTTATTCGGACGAGCCAATGTCAACATGCAGAAAG ATTGTGAACTGGAGAACTCATCTGAAGTTCCCTGAGGAGGCAAAGATATCACCAGAAGCAAAGGATCTGATATGTAAGCTGTTGTGTAATGTAGAGAAAAGGCTTGGAACAAGGGGAGCTGACGAAATAAAG TCTCACCGATGGTTCAAGGGCATTGAGTGGGACAAGTTATATCAAATGAAAGCTGCATTCATTCCGGAAGTTAATGGTGAACTGGATACTCAAAACTTTGAGAAGTTTGACGAG TCTGATAATCAAGTCCCGTCAAGTGCAAAATCAGGTCCTTGGAGGAAG ATGCTGCCATCTAAGGATGTAAACTTCATGGGCTACACTTACAAGAACTTTGAAATTGTGAATGAACACGAGGTTCCTGGTATAG CCGAACTGAAGAAGAAGAGCACCAAACCCAAGCGACCTACCGTCAAATCCCTCTTCA ATGAGGAGTCGAATTCAGAATCCAATCAATCTTCACTGGGAAGCTTTCTAAGTTTACTACCTGAGAACATAGAAGTCTCGAAACCAGGTGATTCGTAA
- the LOC130999847 gene encoding casein kinase 1-like protein 10 isoform X1, which translates to MDHVIGGKFKLGRKIGGGSFGELYLGTHVQTGEEVAVKLESVKTKHPQLYYESKLYMLLRGGTGVPELRWFGVEGEYNAMVIDLLGPSLEDLFNYCNRKFSLKTVLMLADQLINRVEFMHSRGFLHRDIKPDNFLMGLGRKANQVYIIDYGLAKKYRDLNSHRHIPYRENKNLTGTARYASVNTHLGVEQSRRDDLESLGYVLMYFLRGSLPWQGLKAGTKKQKYDRISEKKMLTPMEVLCKSYPSEFLSYFHYCRSLRFEDKPDYSYLKRLFRDLFIREGYQFDYVFDWTILKYPQIGSSSRTRPTGKPPTNAGPSSERVEKTPVKQEVRERLSGAVEAFARRNGGDHLRHKSSEDVPSSKDVQADSERGRLSRTSAAKRAVASSSRPSTSVERENRQTKTGGRPSTTQYEPKTSSFARAGGAARGVRDETLRSFELLTIGTGKRK; encoded by the exons ATGGATCACGTCATTGGAGGAAAGTTTAAGCTGGGGAGGAAGATTGGTGGGGGATCCTTTGGGGAGCTTTATTTGg GAACACATGTACAAACTGGTGAAGAAGTGGCCGTGAAGCTG GAATCTGTTAAGACTAAACATCCTCAGCTTTACTATGAATCGAAGTTGTATATGCTTCTTCGAGGCGGAA CTGGGGTTCCCGAGCTCAGATGGTTCGGAGTTGAAGGTGAGTACAATGCCATGGTTATCGACCTTCTCGGGCCGAGCTTGGAAGATTTGTTTAACTATTGCAATAGGAAGTTCTCACTGAAAACAGTTCTCATGCTTGCTGATCAATTG ATTAATAGAGTGGAGTTCATGCACTCGAGAGGCTTTCTTCACCGTGATATAAAGCCGGATAACTTCTTAATGGGCTTGGGACGCAAAGCGAATCAG GTGTACATTATTGATTATGGACTTGCAAAGAAATACAGAGATCTTAATTCTCACAGGCACATACCATACAG GGAAAACAAAAATCTTACCGGTACAGCTCGTTATGCGAGTGTTAACACTCATCTTGGAGTTG AACAAAGCAGAAGGGATGATTTAGAGTCTCTTGGCTATGTCCTCATGTATTTTCTCCGGGGAAG TCTTCCCTGGCAAGGACTGAAAGCTGGCACGAAGAAGCAGAAATACGACAGAATCAGTGAGAAGAAGATGCTTACACCGATGGAA GTGCTTTGTAAATCGTACCCATCTGAGTTTCTCTCGTATTTTCATTATTGTCGATCATTAAGATTCGAAGACAAGCCTGATTATTCGTATTTGAAGAGACTCTTCCGAGACCTGTTTATTCGTGAAG GTTATCAGTTTGATTATGTGTTTGACTGGACCATATTGAAGTACCCGCAAATCGGATCCAGCTCTCGAACACGA CCAACTGGGAAACCACCTACAAATGCAGGACCATCTTCAGAAAGAGTGGAGAAGACACCTG TGAAACAAGAAGTTCGAGAGAGGCTTTCGGGCGCCGTTGAGGCGTTTGCTAGGAGAAATGGTGGTGATCACTTGAGGCACAAATCTTCAGAGGATGTTCCATCATCTAAAGATGTG CAAGCTGATTCTGAGAGAGGGCGGTTATCACGGACCAGTGCCGCAAAGAGGGCAGTGGCGTCGAGCAGCCGGCCCAGCACCTCAGTTGAACGTGAAAATCGTCAGACCAAAACTGGAGGCCGCCCATCAACCACTCAGTATGAGCCCAAGACCTCCTCGTTCGCTCGTGCCGGTGGCGCTGCAAGAGGCGTCCGAGATGAAACCCTTAGAAGCTTCGAGCTGCTAACGATTGGCACGGGGAAGAGGAAATAG
- the LOC130999846 gene encoding protein NPGR2-like, which yields MSIKYWLHKQKNHLSSKLREMMKCMCSSKQLRVDEAVASSESLATRDYSASGFSSRAGDADTRADTSNIEEAETSLRESGFLNYEEARALLGRLEYQKGNVEAALTVFEGIDVAAVIPRIKTTLVRRCELPRRHSQSDNTPPMSMHAVSLLVEAIFLKAKSLQALGRYKEAAQSCSAILDTFESAIPEGLPEKFASDCKLLEILNKAVELLPELWKLAFAPQEAILSYRRALLYQWDLDVETRTRIEKDFAVFLLYSGHDASSPNLRSQMEDSFIPRNNVEEAVLLLLLILKKLGLKRIGWDPSIIYHLGFALSVAGECRSLACQIEDLHPGSIERKEKYTSLALCYHAEGDDSIALNLLRNLLNNRENRGCEFELLLASKICAENPGFLEEGTGYIHKLLVASDRCNERASVANHLLGLSLSARSKGGVGSDAQRLSRQSEALEALETAQRMTRGTNPSMLFSLSLENAEQRKLNAALYHTKQLLALEGGASIKSWILLVRILSAQKRYVDAESMLDAALDEAGKWDHAGLLRTKAKLQIVQGRFTDAVDTYTRLLAVLQVQRKSFQVQQRLLQDKQNVASLELETWHDLANVYANLSQWRDAEICLSKSEAINPHSASRLHSAGLLCEAKGMQKEALRCFEKALDIDPNHIPSLISTAIILRRLGQQSVAVAKSFLTDALRLDRTSHAAWYNLGLIYKSESSSVEAAECFEAAAVLQESEPIEPFR from the exons ATGAGCATTAAATATTGGCTTCACAAACAAAAGAACCACTTGTCTTCGAAATTGAGGGAGATGATGAAATGCATGTGCTCCAGCAAGCAACTACGAGTAGATGAAGCCGTTGCTTCGTCAGAGTCCCTGGCAACTCGGGACTATTCAGCAAGCGGATTCTCCTCTCGAGCTGGGGATGCTGATACGAGAGCTGACACCAGTAACATAGAAGAGGCAGAAACATCGCTCCGAGAGAGTGGCTTTTTGAATTATGAG GAAGCGAGAGCTTTGTTGGGACGACTCGAATACCAAAAGGGAAACGTTGAGGCTGCACTCACTGTTTTTGAAGGGATAGACGTTGCTGCGGTGATTCCTAGGATCAAAACCACTCTAGTTAGGAGATGTGAGCTTCCTAGACGTCATTCTCAAAGCGACAATACCCCGCCAATGTCTATGCACGCCGTGAGTTTGCTCGTTGAAGCGATTTTCCTCAAAGCAAAATCACTGCAGGCTCTTGGAAGGTACAAAG AAGCGGCTCAGTCGTGCAGCGCAATATTAGACACCTTCGAATCTGCAATACCGGAAGGCTTGCCAGAGAAGTTCGCCTCCGATTGTAAACTGCTGGAGATACTAAACAAGGCTGTCGAGTTGCTTCCCGAGCTGTGGAAGCTCGCCTTCGCCCCACAAGAGGCGATTTTATCCTACAGAAGAGCCCTGCTTTACCAGTGGGATCTCGACGTGGAGACGAGGACGAGAATAGAGAAGGATTTCGCTGTATTTCTTCTTTACAGCGGCCACGATGCAAGCTCTCCGAATCTTCGTTCACAGATGGAGGACTCCTTCATACCGAGAAACAACGTTGAAGAAGCTGTCCTGTTGCTGCTTCTGATCCTCAAGAAGCTCGGTCTGAAGAGGATCGGGTGGGACCCGTCCATCATATACCACCTCGGCTTCGCCTTGTCCGTAGCAGGCGAGTGCAGGTCGCTCGCCTGCCAGATCGAGGATCTGCATCCGGGGAGCATCGAGAGGAAAGAAAAGTACACTTCTTTAGCCCTATGTTACCACGCGGAAGGCGATGATTCCATCGCGCTAAACTTGTTGCGTAATCTCTTGAACAATCGAGAGAATCGTGGCTGCGAATTCGAGCTGCTGCTGGCCTCGAAGATCTGTGCAGAGAACCCCGGTTTCCTCGAAGAAGGGACGGGATACATCCATAAACTCCTCGTTGCATCTGACAGATGCAACGAGAGAGCTAGCGTTGCTAACCACTTGTTAGGCCTCTCCCTCTCCGCCCGATCCAAAGGTGGCGTAGGGTCCGATGCACAGAGGCTGTCACGGCAGTCAGAGGCGCTGGAGGCGCTCGAGACGGCTCAGAGGATGACGAGAGGGACGAATCCGAGCATGCTTTTCTCCCTCAGTCTCGAAAACGCTGAGCAGAGGAAGCTCAACGCTGCTCTCTATCACACGAAGCAGTTGCTGGCGCTGGAAGGCGGGGCGAGTATAAAGAGTTGGATTCTTCTCGTTCGGATTTTGTCGGCTCAGAAGAGGTACGTGGACGCGGAGAGCATGCTCGACGCTGCTCTGGACGAGGCGGGGAAGTGGGATCACGCAGGGCTGCTACGGACCAAGGCCAAGCTGCAGATCGTGCAGGGCCGTTTCACTGACGCGGTCGACACGTATACGAGGCTTCTTGCTGTTCTTCAAGTGCAGAGGAAGAGCTTCCAAGTCCAGCAAAGGCTCTTGCAA GACAAGCAGAACGTTGCGAGTTTAGAACTGGAGACGTGGCACGATCTTGCGAACGTCTACGCCAACTTATCGCAGTGGCGAGATGCCGAGATATGCCTTTCGAAATCCGAAGCGATCAATCCTCATTCCGCCTCGAGACTACATTCTGCAG GTTTACTCTGCGAAGCTAAAGGCATGCAGAAGGAAGCTCTGAGGTGTTTCGAGAAGGCGCTCGACATTGACCCGAACCACATCCCTAGCTTGATATCGACCGCGATCATTCTGAGACGACTCGGCCAACAATCGGTGGCCGTGGCGAAGAGCTTTCTCACTGATGCGCTGCGGCTCGACAGAACTAGCCATGCGGCCTGGTACAATCTTGGCCTGATCTACAAGAGCGAGAGCAGCAGCGTCGAGGCAGCGGAGTGCTTCGAGGCTGCGGCCGTGCTCCAAGAATCCGAACCGATCGAGCCTTTCAGATGA